From the Octadecabacter antarcticus 307 genome, one window contains:
- a CDS encoding DUF2798 domain-containing protein encodes MFVKPATFGMLTGLMLGLVMSFSISFVLLFFNLGPVPDFLAIWLKGAMTGFAISIPIALVAQPLIVRLLNRYLKVQS; translated from the coding sequence ATGTTCGTCAAACCCGCAACCTTTGGAATGCTCACCGGCCTTATGCTGGGACTAGTGATGTCATTCTCAATTTCATTCGTCTTGCTCTTTTTCAATCTTGGCCCCGTGCCCGATTTTCTAGCGATCTGGCTAAAGGGCGCAATGACGGGCTTCGCGATTTCGATCCCCATTGCTCTTGTCGCCCAGCCCTTGATCGTGCGGCTCCTTAATCGTTATCTTAAGGTGCAATCATGA
- a CDS encoding NAD(P)H-binding protein → MSGIQGSKALTVVVGAAGTVGRETMSALASNGPVRGVVRRPSIDTHVPSATYVMVDHESTDDMARAMMDAQSLVIVMGTSPQLVAIEKVAIDAALRVGVSRIVKISAPIVPNVEVSRWHQESEDYLSKTGCDYTIIRPTAFMQNWLRNAKPIKFTGRIFGSSGFGARNYVDVRDVATIAAQAAQQSKSKKQLEHILDVAGPEALSHQEVANRLSSVLGKKISFVDMPPEEYRKTLNKKARLAPWLIDHLVELDTLAKAHPEKGSGSIKRLTGRSPRIFDEFIYEHRSSFERPTFWSI, encoded by the coding sequence ATGAGTGGGATCCAAGGCTCAAAAGCGTTGACCGTCGTTGTTGGCGCGGCTGGAACTGTCGGGCGCGAGACGATGAGTGCTTTGGCATCAAATGGCCCGGTTCGCGGCGTTGTACGACGCCCATCAATCGACACACATGTTCCGTCTGCCACCTACGTTATGGTCGATCATGAAAGCACCGACGACATGGCGAGGGCCATGATGGACGCCCAAAGCCTTGTCATCGTAATGGGCACAAGCCCCCAGTTGGTTGCAATTGAGAAAGTAGCGATCGACGCTGCACTTAGGGTGGGTGTGTCACGGATTGTGAAGATATCCGCACCCATTGTGCCGAATGTGGAAGTATCTCGGTGGCACCAAGAGAGTGAAGATTACCTTTCCAAAACAGGGTGTGACTATACGATCATTCGCCCCACAGCGTTTATGCAGAACTGGCTTCGAAACGCTAAACCAATCAAATTCACAGGGCGCATTTTCGGATCATCTGGCTTCGGCGCTCGCAACTACGTCGATGTACGTGACGTTGCCACCATCGCGGCGCAAGCGGCACAGCAATCCAAATCAAAGAAACAACTGGAGCACATTTTAGACGTGGCAGGGCCAGAGGCGCTTAGTCACCAAGAGGTTGCCAATCGTTTGTCATCCGTACTTGGGAAGAAAATCTCATTCGTTGATATGCCGCCTGAGGAGTACCGAAAGACCTTAAACAAGAAAGCGCGCCTTGCCCCTTGGCTGATTGATCATCTTGTCGAATTAGACACATTGGCTAAGGCACATCCAGAAAAGGGCAGCGGCAGTATCAAAAGGCTGACCGGAAGGTCGCCGCGAATCTTTGATGAGTTCATATACGAGCATCGCTCTTCATTTGAGCGACCAACCTTCTGGTCGATTTAG
- a CDS encoding DUF2306 domain-containing protein: MSLDPILNASLVIQLHVIAALCAVIVGPLVLFRRSRDAWHKRLGYVWVIAMAGTALSSFGISEAPVLGPLSPIHALSFFTLWSLWYGINAARQGRIAAHQKEMRSIYFWALGIAGIFTFLPGRRMNAVVFGDASMFGFLLMGGLISAGLVYYYYANQKIKGESKLVSR, translated from the coding sequence ATGTCACTTGACCCAATTCTGAACGCCTCACTTGTCATTCAACTCCACGTTATAGCAGCACTTTGTGCCGTGATCGTGGGACCCTTGGTTCTGTTTCGGCGATCTCGGGATGCCTGGCACAAGCGTCTTGGGTATGTGTGGGTAATAGCCATGGCCGGGACTGCGCTGTCTTCCTTTGGTATTTCGGAAGCGCCTGTCCTAGGCCCTCTCAGCCCCATCCACGCTTTGTCTTTTTTTACGCTGTGGAGCCTTTGGTATGGGATCAACGCCGCGCGTCAGGGCCGCATTGCTGCACACCAAAAAGAAATGCGAAGCATTTACTTTTGGGCACTAGGTATTGCAGGGATTTTCACGTTCCTTCCCGGCCGACGGATGAACGCTGTAGTGTTTGGCGATGCATCTATGTTTGGGTTTCTCTTGATGGGTGGTTTGATTAGTGCTGGTTTGGTGTATTACTATTACGCTAATCAGAAAATTAAGGGTGAAAGTAAGCTTGTTTCGAGATAA
- a CDS encoding tyrosine-type recombinase/integrase — protein sequence MALGKQAKVLNRSQVSAVQNYLAGRRNTLRNQTIFLLSIKAGLRAKEIAKLRWEMVLDADGTLSAHLSLSNDASKGNSGRRIPLNKDLKAKLNELYDVRLKGKGFGAADHVIRTERSDRTSPQAIVNMFSGWYRDLGLIGCSSHSGRRTFVTNAAQKITTVGGSLRDVQYLAGHSSLQTTERYIEYSEKARRSIVDII from the coding sequence ATGGCACTCGGCAAGCAAGCGAAGGTACTCAACAGGAGTCAGGTCAGCGCAGTTCAAAACTACTTGGCTGGCCGACGAAACACACTTCGAAATCAGACAATATTCTTGCTCTCGATCAAAGCAGGTCTGAGGGCCAAGGAGATCGCAAAACTACGGTGGGAGATGGTGCTTGATGCTGACGGCACGCTCTCCGCCCATCTCAGCCTGTCCAACGATGCCTCGAAGGGCAATTCTGGTCGACGGATACCATTGAACAAAGACCTGAAGGCCAAACTGAACGAGCTCTATGATGTGCGGTTGAAGGGAAAAGGCTTTGGTGCAGCAGATCACGTGATCAGGACAGAGCGGTCAGATCGAACAAGCCCGCAGGCCATCGTTAACATGTTTAGCGGCTGGTACCGAGACCTTGGCTTGATTGGATGTTCGTCTCACAGCGGACGCAGGACATTCGTCACCAATGCTGCTCAAAAAATCACGACAGTTGGTGGATCGCTGCGTGATGTGCAGTACTTGGCTGGTCACTCGTCTTTACAGACGACGGAGCGATACATAGAGTATTCTGAGAAGGCTCGTCGAAGCATCGTTGACATAATCTGA
- a CDS encoding IS3 family transposase, protein MKKSRYSEAQIVSILKEAENGVPVSELCRTHGMSSAAFYQWRSKYGGMDASLISEMKHLQAENARLKRMYADMAMQNELVKEALAKKVMRPSFRREMAQYAVDERGVSVALVCRAFSISQRCFRYVPLLADENEEIEDWLIALTKARKNWGFGLCFLYLRNIKGFKWNHKRVRRIYCELELNLRIKPRKRLKRERPEPLSVPDRPNQVWSMDFMSDQLWSGKTFRTLNIIDDFNREGLAIDVDFSLPAARVVRSLNQVIAWRGKPAMIRVDNGPEYVSGKLIEWASKHHITLSYIQPGKPQQNAYIERYNRTVRNEWLGTHIFHSIQEVQDHATQWLWTYNNDRPNMGIGGITPAMKLNQYKMAA, encoded by the coding sequence ATGAAGAAATCACGTTATTCAGAGGCACAGATTGTCTCGATCTTGAAAGAGGCTGAGAATGGTGTGCCTGTATCTGAACTGTGCCGGACGCATGGAATGAGCAGCGCTGCGTTTTACCAATGGCGATCAAAGTATGGTGGCATGGATGCATCGCTCATTTCGGAGATGAAGCATTTGCAGGCTGAGAATGCGCGTCTGAAACGCATGTATGCGGATATGGCGATGCAAAATGAATTGGTGAAGGAAGCCCTCGCAAAAAAAGTAATGAGGCCGTCTTTCCGACGAGAGATGGCCCAATATGCAGTTGATGAGCGTGGCGTAAGCGTTGCTTTGGTGTGCCGTGCTTTCTCGATCAGCCAACGGTGCTTTCGGTATGTGCCGCTGTTGGCTGACGAAAATGAAGAAATCGAGGATTGGTTGATTGCGTTGACCAAGGCCCGCAAGAACTGGGGCTTTGGTCTGTGCTTCCTGTATTTGCGCAACATTAAGGGCTTCAAATGGAACCACAAACGGGTTCGTCGGATTTATTGTGAGCTGGAATTGAACCTGCGGATCAAGCCCCGTAAACGGCTAAAGCGTGAGCGCCCTGAGCCACTATCTGTGCCAGATCGACCTAACCAAGTGTGGTCTATGGATTTTATGTCTGATCAGCTGTGGAGCGGGAAAACGTTCCGCACGCTGAATATCATCGACGACTTTAACCGCGAAGGTTTGGCCATTGATGTGGACTTCTCACTGCCAGCGGCGCGGGTCGTGCGCAGCCTAAACCAGGTCATCGCGTGGCGAGGGAAACCTGCAATGATACGCGTAGACAACGGCCCGGAATATGTCAGTGGCAAGCTCATCGAGTGGGCCAGCAAGCACCACATAACGCTAAGCTACATCCAGCCAGGAAAACCACAACAAAACGCTTACATTGAGCGATACAACAGAACTGTGCGCAACGAATGGCTTGGAACTCACATCTTTCACAGCATTCAGGAGGTGCAAGATCATGCCACACAATGGCTATGGACTTACAACAACGACAGACCCAACATGGGGATAGGCGGCATCACACCCGCTATGAAACTGAACCAATACAAAATGGCCGCGTAG
- a CDS encoding aminotransferase-like domain-containing protein encodes MAQAIRDGIVSGQLVPGSKLPPVRDLAFRVKITPGTVARAYSLLTEEGLLRAEVGRGTFVAKDRARPIEAVSPLVNLPLDTLADFRSSRVPDVGQGRIIDAALVRIGESHRRRHINYPTAETDFEARAAVANWVDQKRLGDVTPEDIVLGYGAQNCCILALQTELHGPNPVILTEELAYPGTRHAGRLLRAQTVGLPMDDEGILPDALVQAYRTHGGQVLLTAAEVHSPTTTRTSLARKIEIARVAQQMNITIIEDDCHTTTVTDIPSYRAILPEQSYLVSSLTKSVSGSLRFGYVIAPVGLNKGLRQTAQSSFYGVSQPILDLCHDLLTSGAAGEIRDRVVLETCRRVRIAVNILGAWDLRWRDDAPFVYLNMPQGWRASSFTLACEKRGILIKPADEFSLSDGFAPNAVRLAINTCVADELFLRALNDMNDLLANPSVLVDS; translated from the coding sequence TTGGCCCAAGCTATCCGTGACGGCATTGTATCTGGCCAGCTCGTTCCAGGCTCGAAATTGCCACCGGTGCGTGACTTGGCGTTTCGGGTCAAGATTACACCGGGAACTGTCGCGCGGGCTTACTCACTGTTGACCGAAGAAGGGTTGTTGCGTGCCGAAGTGGGGCGCGGAACATTTGTCGCCAAAGACCGCGCGCGTCCGATTGAGGCTGTGTCGCCCTTGGTGAATTTGCCGCTTGATACTTTGGCCGACTTTCGCAGCAGTCGGGTTCCGGACGTGGGTCAAGGACGCATCATTGATGCGGCATTGGTTCGAATTGGCGAAAGCCATCGACGGCGGCACATCAATTATCCAACAGCGGAGACCGATTTTGAGGCGCGCGCTGCAGTTGCAAATTGGGTTGATCAAAAGCGACTTGGTGATGTGACGCCAGAAGACATTGTTTTGGGCTACGGCGCACAGAACTGTTGTATTCTTGCGCTACAAACTGAACTTCACGGTCCCAATCCGGTAATTTTGACCGAAGAGCTAGCCTATCCCGGTACGCGCCACGCTGGCCGGTTACTGCGTGCGCAGACTGTTGGGTTGCCAATGGATGACGAAGGAATTCTGCCTGACGCCCTTGTTCAGGCATATCGCACGCATGGAGGACAGGTCCTGTTAACCGCAGCTGAAGTTCATAGCCCCACCACAACCCGCACCAGTCTTGCCCGAAAGATTGAGATTGCGCGGGTTGCGCAGCAAATGAATATCACAATTATCGAAGACGATTGCCACACGACAACTGTAACTGACATTCCTAGCTACCGCGCAATATTGCCCGAACAAAGCTACCTTGTGTCATCCCTTACCAAATCGGTGAGCGGCTCATTGCGGTTTGGCTATGTCATTGCGCCTGTTGGTTTGAACAAAGGGCTGCGGCAAACAGCCCAAAGTTCTTTTTATGGCGTGTCACAACCGATATTAGATCTGTGCCATGATCTCCTGACGAGCGGTGCGGCGGGAGAAATTCGCGATCGTGTCGTATTGGAAACGTGTCGTCGTGTACGTATCGCCGTAAATATATTGGGCGCATGGGACTTGCGTTGGCGTGACGATGCACCCTTTGTCTATTTGAACATGCCACAAGGTTGGCGCGCATCCAGTTTTACACTCGCCTGTGAAAAGCGCGGCATTTTGATTAAGCCCGCTGACGAGTTTTCATTATCTGATGGGTTCGCGCCTAACGCTGTACGCCTTGCCATCAACACCTGCGTAGCCGACGAATTATTCCTTAGAGCTTTGAACGACATGAACGACTTGCTGGCCAATCCAAGTGTCCTGGTCGACAGCTGA
- a CDS encoding DUF1127 domain-containing protein has protein sequence MSPLEHNTQLIFLDNQVRIPSLARLLLVSAVVVTKWDRQRTTRKTLKSLEPHRLDDVGISKQSARIEGEKSFWKD, from the coding sequence ATGTCTCCCTTAGAACACAACACACAGCTCATCTTTCTCGATAATCAAGTTCGCATTCCTTCACTTGCGCGCCTGCTTCTAGTTTCCGCTGTCGTTGTCACTAAGTGGGACCGACAGCGCACAACACGCAAAACGCTAAAGAGCCTAGAGCCGCATCGCCTAGATGACGTTGGCATCAGTAAACAAAGTGCGAGGATTGAGGGAGAAAAGTCCTTCTGGAAAGACTGA
- a CDS encoding NADH:flavin oxidoreductase/NADH oxidase family protein — MNGINKVLVLPNGVLLKNRIVKSAMSEALADEHNNPTQAQIDLFAQWSVGGAALLITGNTPVDRMHLEHAGNFVLDAHSDMKQVSALVAAAQSGGAKVLVQLAHAGRQTPEAINAHPTSISNVKLNLAGYGEPVPATEAEFGIIIKKFVHSAKLAQDAGFDGIEIHAAHGYLLSSALSPRINTRTDRWGGTLENRARLALDVVRAVRAAVDPRFIVAIKLNSSDFQKGGFDHAGSVEVAIMLQDEGVDFIEISGGNFEEPTAYQHTSKNGSTKAREAYFLDYAVAIKAVLNIPLMVTGGFRSANIMNDAIENGKTDLIGMGRPFITEPSFAAKLLNGTIDKAPAIEQDFPPADTLPRGAVLSWFCAQLALAGKTGQPDLSLSVIEGHESYMQQIKITTDKWIETRRQ; from the coding sequence ATGAACGGGATCAACAAAGTGCTTGTCCTGCCAAACGGTGTTTTGCTCAAGAACCGCATTGTGAAATCTGCAATGTCAGAGGCACTTGCGGATGAGCATAACAATCCGACACAGGCCCAAATTGACCTCTTTGCACAATGGAGCGTCGGCGGAGCGGCCCTGCTGATCACTGGCAACACGCCTGTAGACAGGATGCACCTTGAACATGCTGGAAATTTTGTCTTGGACGCACATTCGGACATGAAGCAAGTGTCAGCACTTGTGGCAGCAGCTCAAAGCGGTGGGGCTAAAGTTCTTGTGCAGCTCGCCCATGCGGGGCGGCAAACACCTGAGGCGATAAATGCTCACCCAACCTCGATTTCTAATGTGAAATTGAACCTTGCTGGTTATGGTGAGCCGGTCCCTGCGACAGAAGCCGAATTTGGTATAATCATCAAGAAATTCGTGCATTCAGCGAAGCTTGCGCAAGACGCCGGATTTGATGGCATCGAAATTCATGCAGCCCACGGCTATCTGCTGAGCTCGGCCCTTTCGCCACGGATAAACACCCGCACCGATCGTTGGGGCGGCACTTTGGAGAATAGGGCGCGGTTGGCGTTGGATGTAGTCAGGGCCGTCCGCGCAGCTGTTGATCCTCGCTTTATCGTAGCAATTAAGCTGAACTCGTCCGACTTCCAAAAAGGTGGCTTTGATCACGCGGGCTCGGTTGAGGTTGCTATTATGCTGCAAGATGAGGGTGTAGATTTCATCGAAATCTCAGGTGGCAATTTTGAGGAACCAACTGCTTATCAACACACATCAAAAAATGGATCAACCAAAGCGCGTGAAGCCTATTTTCTGGATTATGCCGTCGCAATCAAGGCGGTGCTAAACATTCCGTTGATGGTCACGGGTGGGTTCAGGTCGGCAAACATCATGAACGATGCTATTGAAAATGGCAAGACTGATCTGATTGGCATGGGACGTCCATTCATTACCGAGCCAAGCTTCGCTGCAAAATTGCTCAACGGTACGATTGATAAAGCTCCTGCGATTGAGCAAGATTTCCCTCCCGCTGACACTCTTCCTCGTGGCGCAGTTCTCAGTTGGTTTTGCGCTCAGTTGGCGCTTGCCGGGAAGACGGGTCAACCCGACTTGTCGTTGTCAGTCATTGAGGGGCATGAAAGCTATATGCAGCAGATCAAGATCACGACGGACAAGTGGATCGAGACCAGACGCCAATAA
- a CDS encoding ArsR/SmtB family transcription factor, with amino-acid sequence MNVDKVISALNNSTRRQILVWLKKRSNFPPALPEHTDLSGVCVGYIQEKAGLSQSTISTYMKLLKDAGLVVSERHGQWTFYRRDEDVIAATLSKLSEELQ; translated from the coding sequence ATGAATGTAGATAAGGTCATTTCGGCCCTCAATAACTCCACTCGCCGCCAGATCCTTGTCTGGCTCAAGAAACGCTCCAACTTCCCCCCCGCACTACCAGAGCATACTGACCTGAGCGGGGTCTGCGTTGGTTACATTCAAGAAAAGGCAGGTCTCTCGCAATCGACGATTTCCACCTACATGAAGTTGCTTAAAGACGCAGGGCTTGTTGTATCGGAGCGGCACGGCCAGTGGACGTTCTACCGTCGCGATGAAGACGTTATTGCGGCCACACTCAGCAAACTGTCAGAGGAGCTGCAATGA
- the katG gene encoding catalase/peroxidase HPI produces MDGNNVNATGGCPVMHGSNTTVERPVTSWWPKSLNLDILHQHGARTNPMDVDYNHRDAVKALDYEAVKADVQALMTDSQDWWPADWGHYGGLFIRLAWHAAGSYRLGDGRGGAGTGNLRFAPLNSWPDNASLDKARRLLWPIKKKHGNALSWADLIVLSGTIAYDSMGLNTFGFGFGREDIWGPEIDINWGNDSVLLAPTDERVTNIEDANSMYNPLAASHMGLIYVNPEGVNGNPNPASTAKYVRMTFLRMAMNDEETAALTVGGHTVGKCHGMEANIGPAPEEASMSEAGFGWNNPNFNGKANTAHTSGLEGAWTTNPTQWDNGYLDLLFGYEWELKKSRAGAWQWEPVNIAEEHKVPDASDPSIKHNPIMTDADMAMKVDPIYREICERFHKDPTYLADTFSRAWFKLTHRDMGPKVNYYGPDVPPEDLIWQDPVPAGNADYDAAAVKDKIANSGLTAIEMVNTAWDSARTFRSSDKRGGANGARIRLSPQKNWEGNEPIRLEKVLGILAPIALDAGASLADVIVLAGNVGLEQAIKAGGHIVEVPFEKGRGDATEEQTDGDSFSDLEPLADGFRNWQKEIYAVRPEELMLDRAQLLGLTAAEMVVLVGGMRVLGANYGESKHGVFTDREGTLSTDFFVNLTSMAYSWHPVDNDGFYELCDRKTGAVKWTATSADLVFGSNSILRAYVEVYAQDDNAEKFVRDFVAAWTKVMIADRYDLVA; encoded by the coding sequence ATGGACGGAAACAATGTGAACGCAACAGGTGGCTGCCCGGTTATGCACGGCAGTAACACAACTGTTGAACGGCCAGTTACATCATGGTGGCCCAAGTCGCTGAACCTTGACATCCTGCACCAGCATGGCGCTCGGACCAACCCTATGGATGTGGATTACAACCATCGTGACGCTGTGAAGGCCCTGGATTACGAGGCAGTTAAGGCAGACGTTCAAGCGTTAATGACCGACAGCCAAGACTGGTGGCCAGCAGATTGGGGTCACTACGGTGGGTTGTTCATCCGTTTGGCATGGCATGCAGCCGGTTCGTACCGTCTAGGCGACGGTCGCGGAGGCGCAGGCACAGGTAACCTTCGCTTTGCTCCTCTTAACTCATGGCCGGATAATGCCAGCCTAGACAAGGCCCGCCGTTTGTTGTGGCCAATCAAGAAAAAACACGGAAACGCATTGTCCTGGGCTGACCTGATCGTTCTGTCAGGCACAATTGCCTACGATTCGATGGGGTTGAACACCTTTGGCTTCGGATTCGGTCGCGAAGATATCTGGGGCCCCGAGATCGATATCAACTGGGGCAATGATAGCGTTCTGCTTGCGCCAACCGACGAGCGCGTGACCAATATTGAAGATGCCAATAGCATGTATAACCCACTTGCTGCGTCGCATATGGGGTTAATCTACGTGAACCCTGAGGGGGTGAACGGTAACCCTAATCCAGCGTCTACCGCAAAGTATGTGCGCATGACTTTCTTGCGCATGGCGATGAACGACGAAGAGACTGCCGCATTGACGGTCGGCGGCCACACTGTCGGCAAGTGCCATGGTATGGAAGCGAATATTGGACCAGCACCCGAAGAGGCGAGTATGAGCGAGGCTGGGTTTGGCTGGAACAATCCTAATTTCAACGGCAAAGCGAACACAGCCCACACATCGGGCCTTGAGGGTGCCTGGACCACGAACCCAACCCAGTGGGACAATGGTTATCTTGACCTTCTGTTTGGTTATGAATGGGAGCTGAAAAAATCTCGCGCTGGCGCATGGCAGTGGGAGCCGGTCAATATTGCTGAAGAGCATAAGGTGCCTGATGCAAGCGACCCTTCGATCAAGCACAACCCGATCATGACAGACGCAGATATGGCGATGAAGGTTGACCCGATATACCGCGAAATTTGCGAGCGGTTTCATAAAGACCCAACGTATCTTGCTGACACTTTTTCGCGCGCTTGGTTCAAGCTTACGCACCGCGATATGGGTCCAAAAGTTAATTACTACGGTCCTGATGTGCCCCCAGAAGATCTGATTTGGCAAGATCCGGTACCAGCCGGTAATGCCGACTACGATGCAGCCGCTGTGAAAGACAAGATCGCAAACAGTGGGCTGACCGCCATCGAGATGGTGAATACGGCTTGGGACAGCGCCCGGACCTTCCGGAGTTCTGACAAGCGCGGTGGTGCCAATGGCGCACGTATCCGCCTGTCACCCCAGAAAAATTGGGAAGGTAATGAACCCATCCGCCTCGAAAAGGTTCTGGGCATCCTCGCGCCAATCGCACTGGACGCGGGTGCGTCCCTCGCGGACGTAATCGTTCTGGCTGGGAATGTTGGGCTTGAGCAGGCAATCAAGGCCGGTGGCCATATTGTTGAGGTTCCATTTGAGAAGGGCCGTGGCGACGCAACCGAAGAACAGACCGACGGAGACAGCTTTAGCGACCTTGAGCCCTTGGCTGATGGATTTCGCAACTGGCAGAAAGAAATCTACGCAGTTCGTCCCGAAGAGCTGATGCTTGACCGGGCGCAATTGCTGGGCCTCACTGCTGCGGAGATGGTAGTGCTTGTTGGTGGTATGCGGGTGCTTGGTGCCAACTATGGTGAGTCCAAACATGGCGTGTTCACTGACCGCGAAGGGACGTTGTCCACGGACTTCTTCGTCAACTTGACCAGCATGGCCTACAGCTGGCATCCGGTCGATAATGATGGGTTCTATGAACTTTGCGATCGTAAGACAGGCGCAGTCAAATGGACAGCAACCAGCGCTGACCTTGTATTCGGATCCAACTCGATCCTGCGCGCCTACGTTGAGGTTTACGCCCAAGACGACAACGCCGAAAAGTTTGTGCGTGATTTTGTAGCCGCTTGGACAAAGGTGATGATCGCTGACAGGTACGACCTCGTGGCCTGA
- a CDS encoding hydrogen peroxide-inducible genes activator — protein sequence MKNLTLKHLRYFDALARYQHFGRAAEACSISQPALSLQVKELEAVFGTALVERSAPRIRLTTVGKDFISKGRQILLAVEELEDLMRTSKNPLSGRLRLGIIPTVAPYLLPEILLALSERYPGLELEVRETKTKSLIEDLSEGLLDFAVVALPISEANLKEFALFEEEFALVRPKGDAEKQIPSPKLLQTMRLLLLEEGHCFRDQALSVCQISKVRPQQLMEGSSLSTLVQMVGAGMGVTLIPEIGISLEARSSDVSIVRFPNPAPKRTIGMVWRTTNPLSVQLTEIGEIIRGVGQKKRDSTGASAERLLGH from the coding sequence ATGAAGAATTTAACACTCAAGCATCTACGCTACTTTGATGCGTTGGCCCGCTACCAGCACTTTGGACGCGCCGCTGAGGCATGTTCAATCTCTCAGCCAGCTCTTTCCTTGCAAGTCAAAGAGTTGGAAGCAGTGTTTGGTACTGCTCTCGTCGAACGCAGTGCCCCAAGGATCCGTCTGACCACAGTGGGGAAAGACTTTATCAGTAAGGGACGGCAGATCCTTCTGGCCGTCGAAGAACTAGAAGATCTCATGCGTACGTCCAAAAATCCTTTATCTGGACGCTTACGGCTTGGTATAATTCCAACCGTGGCCCCTTATCTACTGCCTGAGATCCTTTTGGCTCTTTCAGAGCGCTATCCCGGATTGGAACTTGAGGTGCGCGAAACAAAGACGAAGTCTTTGATTGAAGATTTATCGGAAGGTCTTCTAGATTTCGCAGTCGTCGCACTTCCTATCTCGGAAGCAAACCTCAAGGAGTTTGCGCTGTTCGAAGAAGAATTTGCGCTGGTTCGACCAAAGGGGGATGCAGAGAAGCAAATCCCAAGTCCCAAACTCCTCCAGACGATGCGATTGTTATTGCTCGAAGAGGGGCATTGCTTTCGAGATCAAGCCTTGTCGGTGTGCCAAATTTCTAAGGTACGACCGCAACAATTGATGGAAGGGAGTTCTCTTTCAACTCTCGTACAGATGGTAGGTGCTGGAATGGGCGTGACGCTCATTCCAGAGATAGGGATCAGCCTCGAGGCTCGTTCATCGGATGTTTCAATCGTCAGGTTCCCCAATCCAGCACCCAAGCGCACAATCGGTATGGTATGGCGAACCACGAACCCACTGTCCGTCCAGTTGACAGAGATCGGGGAGATCATCCGCGGTGTCGGCCAAAAAAAGCGAGACAGCACTGGAGCATCCGCTGAACGCCTTCTGGGACATTGA
- a CDS encoding DMT family transporter, producing MTTSISSHYSGYAAAWAIVFVWSFWLIVSRIANDSGLTIYDLAAMRYGLAALVAVPLCLYYKPWRGLRLTQIALLSFILGPVYILFVFSGFLYAPAAHGGIFMNGVLPLFSILFGIVLVRTAPSLRQVLGATLILASAIVLAWDAVVTSGANAWIGDLFFVIGALFFSSFIVLSERWNLGAMQIIFCGTVVNAVLYLPVWALWLPSGLASAPLGPLLLQAVYQGFVPNLIGLLFIAHASRTIGNGNTSSILAAVPGGGALLGVLILGESLSPISIAALISLTVGLLISVRRRSL from the coding sequence ATGACCACCAGTATTTCTTCCCATTACTCCGGTTATGCCGCTGCATGGGCCATCGTTTTTGTCTGGTCATTCTGGCTCATCGTTAGCCGGATTGCCAATGACAGTGGGCTTACAATCTATGATCTGGCCGCAATGCGATATGGGTTGGCTGCGCTGGTTGCTGTGCCACTCTGCCTTTACTACAAACCCTGGCGAGGGCTTCGCCTCACGCAGATTGCCCTGCTGTCCTTCATATTGGGGCCAGTCTATATTCTCTTCGTCTTTTCAGGCTTCCTCTATGCACCTGCTGCACATGGTGGGATATTCATGAACGGCGTACTCCCTCTTTTCAGTATTCTCTTCGGGATTGTTCTTGTCCGGACAGCACCCAGCTTGCGGCAGGTTCTGGGCGCAACGCTCATCCTGGCCTCTGCCATAGTATTGGCATGGGACGCTGTCGTAACAAGCGGCGCGAATGCATGGATTGGTGATCTATTTTTTGTGATTGGTGCCCTTTTTTTCTCATCCTTTATCGTTCTATCCGAGCGGTGGAATCTCGGAGCCATGCAGATCATCTTTTGTGGGACAGTCGTCAATGCGGTTCTCTACCTGCCAGTTTGGGCGCTTTGGCTGCCTTCAGGTCTTGCGAGCGCGCCTTTAGGCCCATTGTTGCTGCAGGCCGTATACCAAGGCTTTGTACCAAATTTAATTGGTCTACTCTTCATTGCCCATGCATCAAGGACTATTGGAAATGGGAATACATCCTCCATCCTTGCTGCGGTGCCAGGCGGTGGTGCATTGTTAGGAGTGCTGATTTTGGGTGAAAGCCTCAGCCCTATAAGCATCGCAGCACTTATCAGTTTGACGGTTGGACTGTTGATAAGTGTCCGCAGAAGGTCGCTTTGA